From a single Okeanomitos corallinicola TIOX110 genomic region:
- a CDS encoding Uma2 family endonuclease: MVQSLTKPVTFAEFIQSYPDTGLRYELYDGVIIEMNPPVGDHEEIIGYLVEEIVTEYKKLKLPYFIPKTALIKTPNSLSAYSPDILLLNRNNLVNEPLWKKESTITQAASVSLVIEIVSSNWQTDYGNKTNDYESMGIPEYWIVDYAAFGSKRFIGNPKQPTISIYSLVDDEYIVNQFRGDDLIISPLFPELKLTLSQILQTI, encoded by the coding sequence ATGGTTCAAAGTTTAACTAAACCAGTAACCTTTGCAGAATTTATCCAATCCTACCCAGACACAGGGTTACGCTATGAATTATATGATGGAGTAATTATTGAAATGAACCCACCAGTAGGTGATCATGAGGAAATTATCGGATATTTAGTAGAAGAAATAGTTACTGAATATAAAAAACTCAAACTTCCTTATTTTATCCCCAAAACAGCTTTGATTAAAACACCTAATAGTTTATCAGCCTATTCACCTGATATTTTACTATTAAATAGAAACAATTTAGTTAATGAACCTTTATGGAAAAAGGAATCAACTATTACCCAAGCTGCTTCAGTTTCTTTAGTAATAGAAATTGTTAGCAGTAATTGGCAAACAGATTATGGTAACAAAACCAATGATTATGAATCAATGGGTATTCCTGAATATTGGATAGTTGATTATGCGGCTTTCGGTAGTAAAAGATTTATTGGTAATCCTAAACAACCAACAATTTCTATTTATTCTTTAGTTGATGATGAATATATTGTTAATCAATTTCGGGGTGATGATTTAATTATATCTCCATTATTTCCAGAACTTAAATTAACACTTTCACAAATTTTACAAACAATCTAA
- a CDS encoding YciI family protein, giving the protein MPKYIMWGSYCKDVLSKREPYRQAHLEGLAKQKESGVLITLGPTKDVTQVFGIYEAEDETTVSQLVEADPYWQNGIWTEYAIKEWIQAF; this is encoded by the coding sequence ATGCCAAAATATATAATGTGGGGTAGCTATTGCAAAGACGTTTTAAGCAAACGTGAACCCTATCGTCAAGCCCATTTAGAAGGATTAGCAAAACAAAAAGAAAGTGGGGTTTTAATTACCCTTGGACCTACCAAAGATGTTACCCAAGTTTTTGGTATTTATGAAGCAGAAGATGAAACAACAGTTAGTCAATTAGTGGAAGCTGATCCTTACTGGCAAAACGGTATTTGGACAGAGTATGCTATTAAAGAGTGGATTCAAGCTTTCTAG
- a CDS encoding mannose-1-phosphate guanyltransferase gives MRAVLMAGGSGTRLRPLTCDLPKPMVPILNRPIAEHIINLLKEHDITEVIATLHYLPDVLRDYFQDGSDFGVQMTYAIEEDQPLGTAGCVKNIAELLDETFLVISGDSITDFDLTAAIAFHKQKKSKATLILTRVPNPIEFGVVITDKEGHIKRFLEKPSTSEIFSDTVNTGTYILEPEVLEYLPENTESDFSKDLFPLLLARNEPIYGYVAQGYWCDVGHLDAYREAQYDALERKVKLECAYKETSPGIWIGQNTYIDPTARIESPAIIGDNCRIGARVQIEDGTIIGDNVTIGADANLKRPIVWNGAIIGDEAQLSACVISRGTRVDRRAHVLEAAVVGSLSTVGEEAQISPSVRVWPSKKIESGAVLNINLIWGNTAQRNLFGQRGVQGLANIDISPEFAVKLGAAYGSTLKPGSQVSVSRDQRNVSRMVTRSLIAGLMSVGVDIQNLDSTAIPITRTVIPTLGVAGGIHVRVHPDRADYILIEFMDGKGINISKAQEKKIEGAYFKEDMRRAQSHEIGDVAYPSQVIERYCTAFEKLLNVETLRNSRAKVVIDYVYAVSGAVLPQMLDKFGADAVVLNASVNKTTMNTTTKEGLLTQLGHVVEAVKANFGVQVSANGEQLILVDESGYPVRGEMLTALMAEMLLTANPRGSVVVPVHASSAVEQVARRHDGRVIRTKANPTALMEASQKNPNVVLGGSGETGFIFPHLHPGFDSMFCIAKLIEMLTIQERSLASVRAELPRVIHKSYTVRCPWTAKGALMRYLVETHPAQNLELIDGVKICQPYDDNWVLVLPDASEPLVHLFANSSDRDWVDDSLRSYRQRVQTFVEREQEHFAEV, from the coding sequence ATGCGTGCAGTATTAATGGCAGGTGGTTCAGGGACAAGATTACGTCCTTTAACTTGCGATCTACCAAAACCAATGGTACCGATATTAAACAGACCCATTGCCGAACATATTATCAATCTTCTCAAAGAACATGACATCACAGAAGTCATTGCTACATTACACTATTTACCTGATGTCCTGCGGGATTATTTCCAGGATGGTAGCGATTTTGGCGTACAGATGACTTATGCGATTGAAGAAGATCAACCTTTAGGAACAGCAGGTTGCGTAAAAAATATTGCTGAACTTTTAGATGAAACCTTTTTAGTAATTAGCGGCGATAGTATCACAGATTTTGACCTTACAGCGGCGATCGCATTTCATAAACAAAAAAAATCAAAAGCCACATTAATATTAACTCGTGTTCCCAACCCGATAGAATTTGGAGTAGTGATCACAGACAAAGAAGGACACATCAAAAGATTTTTAGAAAAACCTTCCACCAGCGAAATTTTTTCTGATACCGTTAATACAGGAACATATATTTTAGAACCAGAAGTTTTAGAATATTTACCAGAAAACACCGAGTCGGATTTTTCCAAAGATTTATTTCCTTTACTATTGGCCAGAAATGAACCGATCTATGGTTATGTTGCCCAAGGTTACTGGTGTGATGTAGGTCATTTAGACGCTTACCGAGAAGCACAATATGATGCTTTAGAAAGAAAAGTCAAACTAGAGTGTGCATATAAAGAAACTTCCCCTGGAATATGGATCGGGCAAAATACGTATATTGATCCAACCGCGAGAATTGAAAGTCCGGCCATAATTGGTGATAATTGCCGGATTGGGGCAAGGGTACAAATAGAAGACGGTACAATTATTGGTGATAATGTCACCATCGGGGCAGATGCGAATTTAAAACGGCCGATAGTTTGGAATGGGGCAATTATCGGCGATGAAGCCCAATTATCTGCTTGTGTGATTTCCCGTGGAACTCGTGTTGATCGTCGCGCCCATGTATTAGAAGCTGCTGTAGTGGGTTCGTTATCTACCGTGGGAGAAGAAGCGCAAATTAGCCCCAGTGTGAGAGTTTGGCCTAGTAAAAAAATAGAATCAGGTGCTGTTTTAAACATTAATCTGATTTGGGGCAATACTGCCCAAAGAAACTTATTTGGTCAACGGGGAGTACAAGGGTTAGCGAATATTGACATTAGCCCAGAATTTGCGGTGAAGTTAGGTGCTGCTTACGGTTCAACCTTAAAACCCGGTTCCCAGGTGAGTGTTTCCCGTGATCAACGCAATGTGTCACGGATGGTAACTAGATCCTTAATTGCTGGGTTAATGTCTGTGGGTGTAGATATTCAAAATCTTGACTCTACAGCTATTCCCATTACCAGAACCGTAATTCCTACCTTGGGTGTAGCGGGGGGTATTCATGTCCGGGTACATCCAGACAGGGCTGATTATATCCTGATTGAATTTATGGATGGGAAAGGAATTAATATTTCTAAAGCCCAGGAAAAGAAAATTGAGGGTGCTTATTTTAAGGAAGATATGCGGCGGGCCCAAAGTCATGAAATTGGGGATGTAGCATATCCTAGCCAGGTAATTGAGCGTTATTGTACGGCTTTTGAAAAACTGTTGAATGTGGAAACCTTGCGTAATAGTCGGGCTAAGGTTGTAATTGACTATGTGTATGCAGTATCTGGGGCTGTGTTACCGCAGATGTTAGATAAGTTTGGGGCTGATGCGGTGGTGTTAAATGCCAGTGTTAATAAAACCACCATGAATACTACCACCAAGGAAGGGTTACTTACTCAGTTAGGTCATGTAGTCGAAGCAGTAAAAGCTAATTTTGGCGTGCAGGTATCAGCAAACGGAGAACAGTTGATTTTAGTGGATGAGTCTGGCTACCCAGTGCGGGGGGAAATGCTGACAGCGTTGATGGCAGAAATGTTGTTAACTGCTAATCCTAGAGGTTCGGTAGTTGTGCCTGTTCATGCTTCTAGTGCGGTGGAACAGGTCGCCCGTCGTCATGATGGTAGGGTAATTCGCACTAAGGCTAACCCGACAGCTTTAATGGAGGCTTCCCAGAAAAATCCCAATGTAGTTTTAGGTGGTAGCGGGGAAACAGGGTTTATTTTTCCCCATCTACATCCGGGTTTTGATTCTATGTTTTGCATTGCCAAGTTAATTGAAATGCTAACTATTCAAGAGCGATCGCTTGCTTCTGTGCGGGCAGAATTACCCCGTGTCATTCACAAAAGTTATACTGTCCGTTGTCCTTGGACTGCCAAGGGTGCGTTAATGCGTTATTTGGTGGAAACTCACCCAGCCCAAAACTTAGAACTGATTGATGGGGTAAAAATTTGTCAACCCTATGATGATAATTGGGTATTAGTTTTACCTGATGCTAGTGAACCTTTAGTACATTTGTTTGCCAACAGTAGCGATCGCGATTGGGTTGATGATAGTTTGAGGAGTTATCGTCAGCGCGTGCAAACTTTTGTAGAACGAGAACAGGAACACTTTGCCGAAGTTTAA
- a CDS encoding GAF domain-containing protein, which translates to MKDTLPLDRQPGLVQEQLLSRITNSIRKSLELEDIITVTTTEVRSLLGTDRVMIYQFHEDGSGQVIAEAIYENRLPSLLGLNFPADDIPHHARELFVKSRVRSVVNIDAGQIGQSPAFDIKTGETICEDLLYRPVDPCHIEYLTAMGVKSSVVAPIIHQDQLWGLLVSHHSQSREVAEYELKAMQMVVEQLSVAIAHSNLLNQTRAQAKRESIINSIATLLHSLPTIVLQPALEATVAAFNGVGGRLCIRHNAFNFQYNKFKPLPECLIPGSNRLRLYICGEQPVIPENNIYPLLEQYSVWQEHYKSGNYEIWAINDIYKDANLRIIQLAFKPTKIRSILMIPLHYRQELVGYLSIFRNEIETETLWAGKFDSDNRQMYPRMSFELWCESKQGQAQIWTKEEIELAGEISKHFASAIQQYELYQQVQNFNHNLEKQIHKRTLEMQRTAEQQEAVFRVINKIRKSLDIDSIFRTTTQEVCQLIKSDRVSIYKFSADWGGEFVGNFEATSPNWFNESKIGINTIWNDTYLQDTEGGRYRHNETFAVDDIYNMGFTPCHIDNLEQFQIHAFILAPIFISKRLWGLLCVYQHTGPRQWKPSEVNFISQIAAQLGVAIQQAELLVKTQQQTKQLTDTLNELKNTQTQLIQTEKMSSLGQLVAGIAHEINNPVNFISGNLIHINEYAEDLLAMVDIYQQKYPNPYEEILELAEELDFEFLLEDLPKILNSMKIGVDRIRQIVLSLRNFSRLDEAEMKEVNIHEGIDSTLLILQHRLKARPEFPAIQIIKEYGNLPLVECYAGQLNQVFMNLFSNAIDALEIYRKNTTSNPKTPQITISTRLGNMNDLKSAVIHISDNGLGMPAAIKSKIFDPFFTTKPIGKGTGLGLSISYQIIVQKHGGTLKCDSQRDVGTEFWIEIPLKHICSS; encoded by the coding sequence ATGAAAGATACACTTCCACTAGATAGGCAACCAGGTCTAGTACAAGAACAGCTATTAAGTCGGATTACTAACAGTATTCGCAAATCCCTGGAATTAGAAGATATTATCACCGTAACCACTACCGAAGTTCGTTCCTTACTAGGAACTGATCGAGTCATGATTTATCAGTTTCATGAAGATGGTAGTGGACAAGTTATTGCTGAGGCAATTTATGAAAATCGTTTACCTTCATTATTGGGTTTAAATTTCCCCGCAGATGATATTCCTCACCATGCAAGAGAGCTATTTGTAAAATCGCGGGTACGTTCTGTTGTTAATATTGATGCTGGACAAATTGGTCAAAGTCCGGCGTTTGACATAAAAACAGGGGAAACTATTTGTGAGGATCTACTTTATCGTCCTGTAGATCCATGTCATATCGAATATTTGACAGCTATGGGAGTAAAATCTTCTGTAGTTGCCCCAATTATTCATCAAGATCAACTTTGGGGTTTATTAGTTTCCCATCATTCCCAAAGTCGGGAAGTAGCAGAATACGAATTAAAAGCTATGCAGATGGTAGTAGAGCAACTATCTGTAGCGATCGCCCACAGTAATCTCCTCAACCAAACCCGCGCTCAAGCCAAAAGAGAAAGTATTATTAATAGTATTGCTACCCTCTTACATTCACTACCAACAATAGTTTTACAACCTGCATTAGAAGCCACAGTCGCAGCATTTAATGGTGTTGGGGGTAGATTATGTATTAGACACAATGCCTTCAACTTTCAATATAATAAATTTAAACCTTTGCCAGAATGTTTAATCCCTGGAAGTAACCGCCTGAGACTCTATATATGTGGAGAACAACCAGTTATTCCTGAAAACAATATATATCCCCTTTTAGAGCAATATAGCGTCTGGCAAGAACATTATAAATCTGGTAACTATGAAATTTGGGCAATTAATGATATTTACAAAGATGCTAATTTGCGAATTATTCAACTTGCCTTTAAACCAACAAAAATTCGCAGTATCTTAATGATTCCTCTCCACTATCGTCAAGAATTAGTGGGATATTTAAGTATCTTCCGTAATGAAATAGAAACAGAAACTTTATGGGCCGGTAAATTTGATTCAGATAATAGACAAATGTATCCGCGAATGTCCTTTGAATTGTGGTGTGAATCTAAACAAGGACAAGCTCAAATATGGACAAAAGAAGAAATTGAACTAGCAGGAGAAATTAGCAAACACTTTGCTTCAGCAATTCAGCAATATGAACTTTATCAACAAGTACAAAATTTTAATCATAACCTAGAGAAACAAATCCATAAACGGACTCTAGAAATGCAAAGAACAGCAGAACAACAAGAAGCTGTATTTAGAGTTATTAATAAAATTCGTAAATCTCTTGATATTGATTCTATTTTTAGAACCACCACACAAGAAGTTTGTCAACTAATCAAATCTGATCGAGTTTCTATTTATAAATTTAGTGCAGATTGGGGTGGAGAATTTGTTGGTAATTTTGAAGCTACTAGCCCCAACTGGTTTAATGAATCAAAAATAGGAATTAATACAATTTGGAATGACACTTATTTACAAGATACAGAAGGTGGCAGATATAGACATAATGAAACCTTCGCCGTAGATGACATTTATAACATGGGATTTACTCCCTGTCATATTGATAATTTAGAACAATTTCAAATTCACGCATTTATCTTAGCTCCCATATTTATTAGCAAAAGACTGTGGGGTTTACTCTGTGTCTACCAGCATACTGGACCGAGACAATGGAAACCCTCAGAAGTGAACTTTATCAGTCAAATTGCGGCTCAACTAGGAGTAGCAATTCAACAAGCAGAATTGTTAGTAAAAACCCAGCAACAAACGAAACAACTAACCGATACTCTCAACGAATTAAAAAATACACAAACTCAATTAATTCAAACGGAAAAAATGTCTTCTTTAGGGCAACTTGTGGCTGGTATTGCCCATGAAATAAATAATCCAGTTAACTTTATTTCTGGTAATCTTATCCATATTAATGAATATGCTGAAGACTTACTAGCTATGGTTGATATCTATCAGCAGAAATACCCAAACCCCTACGAAGAAATATTAGAGTTAGCAGAAGAACTGGATTTTGAATTTCTCCTAGAAGACTTACCAAAAATATTAAACTCCATGAAAATAGGAGTAGATAGAATTCGGCAAATTGTCCTATCTTTGCGGAACTTCTCTCGTCTAGATGAGGCGGAAATGAAAGAAGTAAATATTCATGAAGGCATTGATAGCACCTTATTAATTTTACAGCACCGTTTAAAAGCTAGACCTGAATTTCCGGCAATTCAAATCATTAAAGAATATGGTAATTTACCTCTAGTAGAATGTTATGCAGGACAACTCAATCAAGTATTTATGAATTTATTTAGTAATGCCATTGATGCTTTAGAAATTTATAGAAAAAATACAACATCAAATCCCAAGACACCACAAATTACAATTTCTACAAGATTGGGAAATATGAATGATCTCAAAAGCGCAGTCATTCATATTAGCGACAATGGTTTAGGAATGCCAGCAGCAATTAAATCCAAAATTTTTGATCCATTTTTTACTACCAAACCAATAGGAAAAGGTACAGGTTTAGGTTTATCAATTAGTTATCAAATAATTGTTCAAAAACATGGGGGAACTTTAAAATGTGATTCCCAACGAGATGTAGGTACAGAATTCTGGATTGAAATTCCTCTTAAACATATTTGCAGCAGTTAG
- the dnaN gene encoding DNA polymerase III subunit beta, with protein sequence MKLVCSQSDLSTNLSLVSRAVPSRPSHPILANVLLQADAETNQVSLTAFDLSLGIRTSFSAEVIEGGEIALPAKLLLDITSRLPEGEITLDDQSEDNAGEGIIVTLKPKSGKYQVRAMGAEEFPELPIVESSDAIQLTTAALIEGLKGSLFATSTDETKQVLTGLHLTVKQDTLEFAATDGHRLAVLETTNERPLEGSEQLEVTVPARALRELQRMLAHSSSEEAISLYLDQGQIVFAWQNQRLTSRTLEGQYPAYQQLIPRQFERQVVLERKQFISTLERIAVLADQKNNIVKVSINNANQEITLSCEAQDVGNGTESMPAQISGEDIDIAFNVKYLMEGLKELPSTEIQMHLNQSLTPVIFTPLGGLKMTYLAMPVQLRN encoded by the coding sequence ATGAAATTAGTTTGTTCTCAAAGTGACCTCAGCACCAACCTTTCACTTGTCAGTCGTGCAGTACCTTCTCGGCCTAGTCATCCTATTCTTGCTAACGTCCTCTTACAAGCAGATGCGGAAACCAACCAAGTCAGTTTAACAGCTTTTGATTTGAGCTTAGGTATCCGTACCAGTTTTAGTGCTGAAGTCATTGAAGGAGGGGAAATTGCTCTTCCCGCTAAACTACTTTTAGATATCACTTCCCGTCTCCCAGAAGGGGAAATTACCCTAGATGACCAATCAGAAGACAATGCCGGAGAAGGTATAATTGTTACACTTAAACCCAAAAGTGGTAAGTACCAAGTCCGAGCGATGGGAGCAGAAGAATTCCCAGAATTACCAATTGTTGAGAGTTCAGATGCAATTCAACTCACTACCGCTGCATTAATTGAAGGATTAAAAGGTTCATTATTTGCTACCAGTACAGATGAAACTAAACAAGTTCTGACTGGGTTACATTTAACAGTTAAACAAGACACCTTAGAATTTGCAGCTACCGATGGACACCGTTTAGCAGTGCTAGAAACTACTAACGAGCGCCCCTTAGAAGGTAGTGAACAACTAGAAGTTACAGTCCCAGCCAGGGCTTTAAGAGAATTACAACGGATGCTGGCTCATAGTTCCTCCGAAGAAGCGATATCTTTATATTTAGACCAAGGTCAGATAGTTTTTGCTTGGCAAAATCAACGTTTAACCAGCCGAACTTTAGAAGGACAATATCCCGCCTATCAACAATTAATTCCCCGGCAATTTGAGCGTCAGGTGGTATTAGAAAGGAAGCAATTTATCAGCACTTTAGAACGAATTGCGGTGTTAGCTGATCAGAAAAATAATATTGTCAAAGTCAGCATTAATAATGCTAATCAAGAAATTACTTTATCCTGTGAAGCGCAAGATGTGGGTAATGGTACAGAGTCAATGCCGGCGCAAATTTCTGGGGAAGATATAGACATTGCTTTTAATGTTAAATATCTAATGGAAGGTTTGAAGGAATTACCTTCTACAGAAATTCAAATGCACTTAAATCAAAGTTTAACCCCGGTAATTTTTACACCTTTGGGTGGTTTAAAAATGACTTATTTAGCTATGCCTGTACAGTTGAGAAATTAG
- a CDS encoding GUN4 domain-containing protein, translating to MSKEASQQNNENNNITISDQPASQDYLGLTPYVIAMTKFLTNSDTKPPLSISIEGEWGSGKSSFMKQLETEIISESEEIKKRKLQKLWDKIKKEHITSDLSDICQLLEIKFSQKTQTVWFNAWRHEKAESLWATFAISFLEQISSNRDLSDWIPNLLSSLFLFINRLDFKEKPLKSLNSIIYISLVSSIIVTFIYVGVFKVGVSGISQFSEQIVELLETKEEEKEEEKKEKKAQQPKPKPESKEQEQRNDENSDNVLTILLLIGGIGGSSAGIGKLLGKLKEIIGDPKMDLTQYLESPDYKSQVAFVEKFHEDFRKIVEAYIGKDEKVYVFIDDLDRCELDKAADLLQALNMMISNDPQIIFILGMDREKVAAAITYKQKNVLPYLASLNGNNQDQTTNNTNNGLTKKLDYGFSYLEKFVQLSFTIPKPSENSLQGFFTGIYLRDNQDKVSRRKRFFGIPYESIIKTFNKRKSSSNNTTIKVEPETIPPRRELAIFPIIKKDLEYNEQEELVKMVAPFFDNNPRRLKQYLNGLGLKRYIYYYAVGTTWKEREVITQQQLGKFVAITLKYPRLLYELEKEPSLLSTLEKCAVDKDNSSDEKYSQVAYWINTYPKLADLLCYLPNKNNDQPDDKYSLKNQGIKKLLQVLPQQEDLPPQYFQLREFLEENNWKEADQETLNVMLKVANREKEGYLEIEDIENFPCQDLYIIDQLWVKYSEGHFGFSVQKKIYQELGGTIAYDQNIWIQFCDRVGWRKEGESLDYEQLTFTLTPRNSRSTNQNQEPPQGHLPYQVNIWKLTPYPTTGQLFPPTPETRRKLAVVASLFSRIETCKL from the coding sequence ATGTCTAAGGAAGCATCACAGCAAAATAACGAAAATAATAATATTACCATTAGTGATCAACCAGCATCTCAAGATTATCTTGGTTTAACACCTTATGTCATTGCTATGACTAAGTTTTTAACTAATTCTGATACAAAACCACCATTAAGTATTTCCATTGAAGGTGAATGGGGTAGTGGTAAATCTTCCTTTATGAAGCAACTGGAAACTGAGATAATTTCCGAGTCTGAAGAAATTAAAAAACGAAAGTTACAGAAACTCTGGGATAAGATCAAAAAAGAACATATAACCAGCGATTTATCAGATATATGTCAACTTTTAGAAATAAAGTTCAGTCAAAAAACCCAAACAGTTTGGTTTAATGCTTGGAGACATGAAAAAGCTGAATCACTTTGGGCTACTTTTGCTATCTCTTTTTTAGAACAAATATCTAGTAATCGTGATTTATCCGATTGGATACCTAATTTATTAAGTTCCTTATTTTTGTTTATTAACCGTTTAGACTTTAAAGAAAAACCGCTCAAGTCTCTCAACTCAATAATTTACATTAGTTTGGTTTCTAGTATTATTGTCACTTTTATCTATGTTGGAGTTTTTAAAGTAGGTGTTTCTGGTATTTCTCAGTTTTCGGAACAGATAGTAGAACTGCTAGAAACCAAGGAAGAGGAGAAAGAAGAAGAGAAAAAAGAAAAAAAAGCACAGCAACCAAAGCCGAAACCAGAATCAAAAGAACAGGAACAACGCAATGATGAAAATTCAGATAATGTCTTAACTATATTATTATTAATTGGTGGGATTGGTGGTTCATCTGCTGGAATTGGTAAACTGCTGGGAAAATTAAAAGAAATCATTGGTGATCCAAAAATGGATTTGACTCAATATCTGGAATCACCAGACTATAAAAGTCAAGTTGCTTTTGTGGAAAAGTTCCATGAAGACTTTAGAAAAATTGTGGAAGCTTATATCGGCAAAGATGAAAAAGTTTATGTTTTTATTGATGATTTAGACCGTTGTGAACTTGACAAAGCCGCTGATTTACTACAAGCTTTAAATATGATGATTTCCAATGATCCACAGATTATTTTTATCTTGGGTATGGATCGGGAAAAGGTAGCAGCAGCAATCACCTACAAGCAGAAAAATGTACTTCCTTATCTAGCTTCTTTGAATGGAAATAATCAAGATCAAACAACAAATAATACAAATAATGGTTTAACGAAAAAGTTGGATTATGGTTTTAGTTATTTAGAGAAGTTTGTACAATTATCTTTTACAATTCCTAAACCTTCAGAAAATAGTCTCCAAGGTTTTTTTACAGGAATATATCTCAGAGATAATCAAGATAAAGTTTCAAGGAGAAAACGATTTTTTGGTATTCCTTATGAATCAATTATTAAAACTTTTAACAAGAGAAAATCATCATCCAATAATACAACCATAAAAGTTGAACCAGAAACAATTCCTCCGCGTCGAGAACTAGCAATTTTTCCAATCATTAAAAAAGATTTAGAATATAATGAACAAGAAGAACTGGTGAAAATGGTTGCACCTTTCTTTGATAATAATCCACGTCGTTTAAAACAATATCTGAATGGATTAGGATTAAAAAGATATATTTATTATTATGCAGTTGGAACTACCTGGAAAGAAAGAGAGGTAATAACTCAACAGCAATTAGGTAAGTTTGTAGCAATTACCCTGAAATATCCCCGTCTTTTATATGAATTGGAAAAAGAGCCTTCCCTACTTTCTACATTAGAAAAATGTGCTGTTGATAAAGATAATAGCTCTGATGAAAAATACAGTCAAGTAGCTTACTGGATAAATACATATCCTAAATTGGCAGATTTACTTTGCTATTTACCTAACAAGAATAATGATCAACCTGATGATAAATATAGTCTGAAAAATCAAGGAATTAAAAAACTCCTCCAAGTTTTACCTCAACAAGAAGATTTACCCCCTCAATATTTCCAACTGCGGGAGTTTCTAGAAGAGAACAATTGGAAAGAAGCTGATCAGGAAACACTAAATGTTATGCTCAAAGTAGCTAACCGAGAAAAAGAAGGCTATTTAGAGATTGAAGATATTGAGAATTTCCCCTGTCAAGACCTCTACATTATTGACCAACTTTGGGTAAAATACAGTGAAGGACATTTTGGCTTTTCTGTGCAAAAGAAGATTTATCAAGAATTAGGTGGCACAATAGCTTATGATCAGAATATATGGATACAGTTCTGCGATCGCGTAGGATGGAGAAAGGAGGGAGAATCGCTGGACTATGAACAACTTACTTTTACCTTGACACCAAGAAATTCGAGAAGCACCAACCAAAACCAAGAACCTCCCCAGGGACATCTCCCATACCAAGTAAACATCTGGAAACTAACGCCATATCCAACGACGGGCCAACTATTTCCACCAACCCCAGAAACACGCAGAAAACTCGCAGTAGTCGCTAGTCTCTTCTCTCGCATCGAGACTTGTAAACTTTAA